Sequence from the Clostridium butyricum genome:
ATATATTAGTCATATTATATCATAGAATATTTCAATAATTTCTAAAGATTATTGAAATAAAATCTTAAAAACTCTAGCTATCTCTATTGGTAAATATTTAATAGCTAGAGTTTAATTTAGTTTATTTTAAGAACTTTATCTAAATTTTTAAATACAGATACATCATAATCTTGATGTATGGCAACTTCAAGAACATCATATAATTTTTCAAGTTGCTTTATTATTTGATCAAGAACAAAATCATTTTTTACAAGAAGAAACATTTTACTTGTAGTTCCATCTCCAACTTGTGCACATAAAATTCCTTCCAGATTAAATGCACGTCTTGCAAATAATCCTGTAATGTGACTCATAACACCTGCATGATTTCTTACAAGAAGCTCAATAAGATAAAAATTTGTATTAATCATTTAATTCACCACTTCCTATCATTTCAAGATTAGATTTTCCAGGTGCAACCATTGGAAGCACGTTCTCACATTCTTCTATAGGAATGTTTATAACCCACGGACCACTTTTTGATAGTATTTCATCAAGTTTTTTTAGTGGATCATTTTCAGTGGCAAGATCACATGAATTTATGCCAAAGCCTTTTGCAATAGTCGCAAAATCAGGATTAGATATAAACTGAGAAGCTATATAGTGTTCATTATAAAAAAGATTTTGCTGTTGACGTACAAGACCTAAATGATGATTAGTCAAAATTATTACTTTCACATTAAGGTTAAAGTCAGCCAATGTTGCAAGTTCTTGAATGTTCATTAATATAGATCCATCACCACTAAAACAAAGGATGGTTTTATCAGTATTTACAAGTGAAGCACCTATTGCAACAGGAAGACCAAACCCCATTGTTCCAAGACCTCCAGAAGTAAGAAGAGTCTTTGGCTTTTTGAATGGATATCTTTGTGCTGTCCACATTTGATGTTCACCAACATCTGTTGATATAATAGTATCTGATGAAACCTTTGATGCAATATAAGGAATAATATTTGCAGGATGTAAAGGATTTTCATAAGATGGAAGAGGATACTTTTCCTTAAAACATCCAACTCTTTTTATCCAAGATAATCTTGTTTTACTATTAATAAGAGGAATCATTTCTTTTAGAAACTCTTTTATATCAGCTACCATAGAAAGATTGCTATTTTTAACTTTATTTATTTCAGAAGGGTCAATATCAACATGAATAATAGAAGCATTAGGACAGAATTTTTGAATATTCCCTGTAGCTCTATCATCAAATCTTATACCAAAAGCAAGAATTAAATCAGCTTCATTCATAAGATAGTTTGTATAAGGTGCACCATGCATGCCTAGCATGCCTAGATTAAGAATATCATCACTAGGAAATGCACCAAGTCCCATAAGACTTAATGTTACTGGAATACTGTTCTTTTTAGCAAATTCACAGAGTTCTTCAGAAGCATTAGCACGAATGACTCCTCCTCCAGAATATATTATTGGTCTGTGAGAATTATTTATAAGTTCAGCCATACATTCAAGAGTTGAACGTTTAAAAATTTTTTTATTACATTTATTTATATGATCATTATTTATTGTATCATCATAGTTTTCAGTTTCAGGTCTATTAGACTGAGAATATGCACTATGAGGAAATGTCTCCAATTCTATAACCTGTGTTTGAATATTTTTGGGAATATCTACAAGGACAGGACCAGGTCTGCCTTCAAGTGCAATTCTAAAAGCTTCTGGAATAATGGTAAAAAGATCATGTATATTTCTTACAAGAAAATTATGTTTTGTAATAGGAATAGTGAGTCCATAAGCATCAACTTCTTGGAAAGCATCTGTACCGATTGCAGAAAGAGGAACTTGTCCTGTAATTGCAACAAGAGGTATAGAATCAAGTTTTGCATCAGCAATAGCTGTTAAAAGATTTGTTGCACCAGGCCCTGAGGTTGCAAAACATACTCCAGCTGTATTAGTAGTTCGTGAAATTCCTTGTGCTATAAATCCAGCACCTTGTTCATGACGTGCAAGTATATGCTTAATTTTGCTCTTATATAAAGCATCGTAAATTGGAAGATTAAAGCCCCCGGGTATTCCCGATATATATTCAACGCCTTGATTTTCCAATAGTTTAATAACTATTTCAGCCCCATTATATTTCAAAAAAATCACTCCTTGAATAAGTTTATATTGTATTAATTTTAGATATTAAAAAACTCTTCATCCAAAACAATAGGACGAAGAGGGTTCATCGCGGTACCACCTAAATTTGTATAATAATATACACACTTTATAATATTAGTTCATTAAGGTAAGTATTACTATAAAAAATTAACTTGAAAAATATTTTTCAAAAAGTTCAATAAAGAGAACTTATAATAAGTATTTTTCTGAAAAATTGTATATTCTGATTATTAGAAAGTTAATAATTTATACTACCAATAAAATCGAACTAATATATACCCTTATAACGGTGGGTATCCGTTTAAGTCTACTCTCTATAAAGATTTCTTTTAAAAGTCAAAGGCTAGTTCCATAAATATCTCATGAGAATTTACACCATCCATTCTCTCTCTTTGCTTAAATAATTTATGTACTTCTCCTTATCATACTTGTAAATATATAGAATTTATATTAATTATATTGATAAATATAGGTAAATGTCAATAAGTTTTTAAAAAAATATTATAAAACATAGGGAAATGATAATAATAATTAAGAAAACATGATATTAGAATAAATTTTTAAATTTGATGTGCTTATGTAAATAGTACTATGATGTCAAAGGAATTTAAAAATATTGTATAAGGATGGAGGTAAATATATCTGAATTGATTCAGATATATTAGAGGTATGAAAAAAAAGATTATATCAAAAACATTAACATTTATATGTATTTTGCTATTTATTAGCTTATTTAAACATATATTTGGAGATGCAAATTCTCCCGTAGGAATTACAACTGTTATAGCTGTATTAATTTTAATGTCTGAAAATTTAACAGTTTCACCTATAAAAAACTTTATGAAATTGCTATTGATAAATATCATAATAGGCATGGGAGCATTTATTGCAAGTCAAAATATATATTGGGGAGTTATTATTGATTTTTCAGTTCTTTGGTTTATTGGATATTATTTTAGTGTAAATTTAACAAAAACTATAATATTACCTTTTGGTCTTCAATATTTATTTATTTTATATGATCCAGTATATGGAGAAAACTTAATAAAACGATTTGGAGCATTAGCATTTGCACCATTTTTAATTATGTTAATTCAATATTTGATATATGGAAGAAATAAAAAAATAGAAGTTGAAAAAAGTGATATACTTGAGTTTAGCAAAAGTGATGATACTTATGAGAAAGTAAAAATTTTAGGAATAGAATTTAAGGTTAATAAAATAAGAGCTTATTATGCTTTAAGATTGGGTCTTCTTATTGCAATAACAGCTTTTATAAATGGAAGATTTTTATTGCCTAATGGCATACAAGAAGGTAAATGGATGGTGTATAGTATATTTTCATTAACAGAACTGTTTGGAGAGAATTGCAGAATAAAATCAAAGAAGAGAATTCAAGGAACTATTATAGGAGCATTAATTGTTGTAATTCTTTTTATGTTTATTAAATCAACACCATTAAGAGGATTGATAATTCTTATAGCAGGATATTTAAACTCTTATTTTGAAGATTACCGTGATACAATGGTATGTGTGACAGTTTCAACTGTAGCATCCGTTGCACTTACAAATGGAACATTATTAACAGCTATTGAAAGGATTTTATTTGTATCCATAGGTATTTTAATATCGTTGATTGGAAATAAATTAATATTCAGCGATTTTAAAAAAGGAGAAATTTAATAATAAACAAATGTTTTTTGTAAAACATGTTAAAATAGTAATAAAAGTATTTTTAAT
This genomic interval carries:
- the ilvN gene encoding acetolactate synthase small subunit; amino-acid sequence: MINTNFYLIELLVRNHAGVMSHITGLFARRAFNLEGILCAQVGDGTTSKMFLLVKNDFVLDQIIKQLEKLYDVLEVAIHQDYDVSVFKNLDKVLKIN
- the ilvB gene encoding biosynthetic-type acetolactate synthase large subunit; protein product: MKYNGAEIVIKLLENQGVEYISGIPGGFNLPIYDALYKSKIKHILARHEQGAGFIAQGISRTTNTAGVCFATSGPGATNLLTAIADAKLDSIPLVAITGQVPLSAIGTDAFQEVDAYGLTIPITKHNFLVRNIHDLFTIIPEAFRIALEGRPGPVLVDIPKNIQTQVIELETFPHSAYSQSNRPETENYDDTINNDHINKCNKKIFKRSTLECMAELINNSHRPIIYSGGGVIRANASEELCEFAKKNSIPVTLSLMGLGAFPSDDILNLGMLGMHGAPYTNYLMNEADLILAFGIRFDDRATGNIQKFCPNASIIHVDIDPSEINKVKNSNLSMVADIKEFLKEMIPLINSKTRLSWIKRVGCFKEKYPLPSYENPLHPANIIPYIASKVSSDTIISTDVGEHQMWTAQRYPFKKPKTLLTSGGLGTMGFGLPVAIGASLVNTDKTILCFSGDGSILMNIQELATLADFNLNVKVIILTNHHLGLVRQQQNLFYNEHYIASQFISNPDFATIAKGFGINSCDLATENDPLKKLDEILSKSGPWVINIPIEECENVLPMVAPGKSNLEMIGSGELND
- a CDS encoding FUSC family protein, with the protein product MKKKIISKTLTFICILLFISLFKHIFGDANSPVGITTVIAVLILMSENLTVSPIKNFMKLLLINIIIGMGAFIASQNIYWGVIIDFSVLWFIGYYFSVNLTKTIILPFGLQYLFILYDPVYGENLIKRFGALAFAPFLIMLIQYLIYGRNKKIEVEKSDILEFSKSDDTYEKVKILGIEFKVNKIRAYYALRLGLLIAITAFINGRFLLPNGIQEGKWMVYSIFSLTELFGENCRIKSKKRIQGTIIGALIVVILFMFIKSTPLRGLIILIAGYLNSYFEDYRDTMVCVTVSTVASVALTNGTLLTAIERILFVSIGILISLIGNKLIFSDFKKGEI